CATAGAGGGCCTCAAgctgcctgcagtgactcaggACTGTGAGCACCAGCCTCGGGGCAGCTTGTTCGGAACTGGGGCACCAGCCCCGGAGTGGTTGAGCTCCATGCTTCGATCTCCCCAGCCTGCTATCCGGTGTGCATTCCTCCAGCACCATCACAGCCTTAATGGGGAGTCACAGTCCCTGGGATACCCCTTGTCTGGCCACCCAGGGGAGCCTGGCTGTGTGAGAGACGATCCCTTGCACCAAGGATCACAGgaatattcaggtttcagagtagcagccgtgttagtctgtatccgcaaaaagaaaaggagttcttgtggcaccttagagactaaccaatttatttgagcataagctttcgtgagctacagctcacttcatgggatgcatgcagtggaaaatgttctctgtgaatataaaatctccccactgtattttccactgcatgcatccgatgaagtgagctgtagctcacgaaagcttatgctcaaataaattggttagtctctaaggtgccacaagcaacATTCAGGTCACTTAccacctcagatctcacaccaaggacaacgcttgtagccaatccgATAATAAACTACATAAAGTAGTTCTTATAACTAGGAGAGAGGAAACGAGAGTTATTCACGAGgctaaagcaggtaaacacacatgcacaagcttatgtttcaaaaggtaatagaagttTCTATAATAAGCAACCTCTGTATGTCCTTTGGGACTAATCCACTCTAAACAGCTGGGGAAGCCTGTGGTTCTGCCTAGAAAACTtgcccccagagtccaagcagcatggAAATCCAGTTCCTTCTTGTAAGGGTCTTTTATTCCCCTCTTcccctgtgctctgagctgcaaactcagctgatgggaggaatccacttgTACGATTCATCTCCATGGCGGGGCAAGACCAGAGCCACAAAGTCTTCTGTCCTCTTTAACATCCCACAATAGTGTGTCTGGTGTCGCATGGGGAACTTGGCCTGAGCTGACACCtggcctgccagtgtcacagaGGGGCCCCTAGAGCCACCCCTGCTGGGAGTTGGTGTGCGAGCAATGGGGAGGGATCGCTGGGAAGGGGactccaggcttgggctggggggaagctgcTTGAATCAGTCAGAGACCAGCCTTGCCAGCTTTGTCCTTGTTGCTGCCTGTCCCAAGGGGTGGACCCTGTACCCAGCGGGTAGCACTTGGCTCCCAGGCCTGAGCCAGCTGCCAAGACCTTTGGTTTTCTTCTTTCCAGATGAAAAGTACAATCTGATAGCCTACATGTGCTGGGACAATTTCAGTCACTGGATGATGAACATAACCAGGGCGCAACTGTGCGAATGGAGAGTCATCAGCAGGTACCGCAGGGGCTGGGGGATTGATCAGCCCCAGGCATAAAGCCACACTGTGGAGTTTGTTCATTGGCTCCTGGCAGAGCCCTTTCCACCATGCACCAGCCTGTGAGCTGCAGAGAGCAACGACCAGCCCAGCAGAGGAGCGGGGGCAAAGCACACAGGGCTCTCAGACCCAGGAGGCTGGGaacccagcagagggcagctgcCTCTGGGTGATGCGATGGGGGGTggcaggtgtcacggagtcccccggcgatgctctggaactgctccccatgaagccagtcaggactctggggaagtctcctctctgtgagcagcctgtctgcagggcacacagctcacccggctcccaccttcctgggtctgacctcagagcattcagcctcctctgcccctccgtgcgcttcccacagcgagtccgctcaggcggggtccgggggaagccagagggtcctgccccgcaacttcgcagtcagacgtgactctcagccagtcagtaaaacagaggtttattaaatgacaggaacatgttctaaaacagagcttgtaggtgcagagaacaggacccctcagccgggtccattttggggggcagtgagccagacaaccacgtctgcccttcactccatgtcccagccagccccaaactgaaactccctccagccccacctcctctgggctttgttcctttcccgggccaggaggtcacctaattcctttgttctccaatcctttagctctcaccttgcaggggggaagggcccaggccatcagttgccaggaaacagggtgtcggccattctctgtgtccagacccctgcacacacctgccctctagggctctgcaatgatcatgcACCCTTAcgccaccacctagatacttaagaacttcataggggaaactgaggcacccccacactattcagaagaaactttaagaacagtcccacttcgtcacagcaaGGGTGTGCATCCCACTGGCTGTACCGGGGCCCCACTGAGCCCGACACCCgtctggggctgggcagagcgTGGGGATTGTTTTCTGCAGGGAACACTGAATGAAAGGAAAAGGCTTGTTTTGTTCCCAATTTCCGATGCACTGACTCTAACCGAGCGGAACTGTTAGTCTCCAGCCGTGTAGCCACCAGGACGTGCCAAAGGGGCATGAGGTGTTTGGGGAACAGGCCCGGCTGGTTTGAATAGCCCAAaatccccagcagccccagccgAGCAGCCCGAGGGTCCAAGGTGCTGGAGTCTCtttccccaggctggggccagctgccctgcctcctgcctggcACCTGTGACCCGCTGGCCGCTTGGACCTGTGAGTTCGCCGAGCACTCGGGTGTGTTCATGGACACTGATTTCCAGAGCCGTGTGGAGCACCTCGCTCCACAGAGTAGGGgtgaggaaggggggtgggatggggaccaggagggttgggatggggatggagagggtcaggatgggaggggggtggggaggggaggttgggaTGGCAACAAGGGGGACTCCACCTGGCAGGCAAAGCTGAAACACGGGGTGGGTGTCCTTGTAGCGAGTTCCCAAGGCGGGCAGAGCTTCTGCTGAGCCTACCTCCCAACAGGGCCAGCCACAGCGGAGCCCCGAGCAGTCAGCTCTGAGCTGCTCCCCAGGGGCCTGCTGGCCCCCGGCCCGGCCTGCTGAGGAACCCAGCCAACCTGCTACTTCGCTCCAGCCTGGCCTGGCGTCCGCGGGGCCTGGGGGGAGCTGGGCATGGCTGAAGAATGCGGCACTTGCATGttgcctgccccctgctgccccccagctcctctccagccccccggcACGCTGCCATGGCACAGCCTGAAGGCACGTGCCTGGCTTTGTGCATCCCCTGTGGCTTgtgagcagggcaggggtggggttctAGTGGGCAAGGAACCACACCGGGACTCAGGGGTCCCGGGTTAACTCCCAGCTccgctgcatgaccttgggcaaggcacaGCCCTTCacgtgcctccatttccccatctgtaaaagggggctaATGAGGCTGCCTCCTTTAGGCAGCTCAGTGGGCGAGAGGAGACAGGCTCTAGTATTATTATGCAcccaccctgcccagccagcccctggcAGTACGACCCAACAGGCCAGTCAGGGAGCCTCACACATGAGAacgggtgggcccaggtccctgcTGCCTGGACCTGGGTTCCCCATTTCCACCCACGCAGAGCACCGGCAAAGAGCCGCCGGAGCACGCCGCAGCGTCCCGCCCATGTTGCCGGGTGCCCACGGCTGTGTGAGGTGAAGGGTAGCGGGCAGTTGGGAACGAGGCGGTTGTAAGCTGGGGGCAGGACTCCTCCAGGGGGAGGCCCCTTTATCCCGCTCCGGCAGGGCAAAGCAGCCAGCACGGCGGAAAGGGACCGTCCTGGGACGGCGAGCCGACCCGGCTCCTCAGCTGCGGTTCTTGCTGGTCCACAGCCAGTTTGCGGCACCAGATAACGCCTCGGTCTCAAAGGAAACTCCCCAgcttgtcccctctccccccgcaggCCATACAGCGACCTCCGCCACTGCCTGGAGACCTTCGCAGAAAAACAGAATTACGGCTACCCCAACAGCATCGCCGAGGAATGCATCGTCCAGAGCCACCGCACCTACTTCCTGAACTGCACCCAGGAGCACCCCGTGTTCCTCGACCCCCCGGAGGATGTGCTGCTGGCCCTCATCCTCGCCCCCATCTGCCTCATCCCTTTTCTGGTCACGCTGGTGGTGTGGAGGAGCAAGGACGGCAAGATGCAGTCCTGAGCGCCACAGGGCTCGGAGGGTGCCGGAGGCATCGCCAGTGTGTTAGAGAACCAGACCGGGCTCGAACTTCTGACCCAACCTGACCTTGTCCCCTGGGAGCCAGCGCCAGGCCTTTGCCTGCTGGCTGAGCTCCAGCGCCGGAGAGTCGGGAGACCCGAGTGCTCCACTCCTACCCCTGCAGCACTCGCTTCCGGCTGGCACTGGAACCAATGCCCTGCTCCCGCTGCTTCCAACCTGGTCACAAGCAGGAGCTGGCAGAGGCCCCGTCTTACAGGCCCGACTGCCAGGCCAGGCCCAACAGTTCGGAGACATTCGGAGAACCAGCCCAGAGCGGCCCCCTCCGAGCGGCTGGAGCATCCTCTATCTCTGGCTGAACACCCAGGGTTTGTACCACGCTGGGCCTGCTCAAATGCGGTTACAGCTCTGGGCTTCCAATCCCAGGCCTGCTAGACCTCGCCGATGCCggcggggcaggaggggagagccCCGTGGGCGACTCTGCTCTGGATCTCACGCCTGCGTAGCTCCCTGCTGGGGTCCCactcgcagctccccacagcttaACAAGTGCAAACCCCTTCCAGGACAAGGGCTCTGCTGAGTCCCAGCTGCCCCAGTGCCCTGGGGAGGACGCCCTCCTGTCGGTCCCTGATCTGCACTGAGCAGCTGGCAAGGGAAGCCCCAGGTGGACTGATTTACAGAGTGGCTGCAGTTCCATGCGAAGAGGGGTCAGATGTACCTGGATGCACCACATCCTCTGGAGAAACCCCCTCTCCTCACACGGCTGCTTTGCCTTCTAGGCCCCGCCAGGAAGAAGAGGTTGCTGTGCTCGGGCTGGCGTCATGGGTGCATGAAGGGGGCCCCTCGCCTTGCATTGCTGAGACAGCCTTGTGTTTCGGGACAGGATGTCGTGCCAGAGCAGTGGGTTTCCCCACCCTGTTTATGGGGCTCTGATGCCTGGGGCAGGCTCCCTCGCCACGTGACACCGGAGGCTGCGTGCCTCTTTTACTGGCTTTTTCTGACCCCCTTTGCAAACAGGCTCCCTGGTTAACCAGCTGGAGATTAAAGATCTTCCCTTCCTGAGCCCTGGGCGCGTCCTTTGGCCATTCGGTTTCTTGCCTTGGCTCCTGCAGACACGTGGGAATTAGAGATaaaccccagcccttccccccataCCAGCTGGGCAGTGTCCCCCTTGGCGCACTGTGCCACagtcccattgggagttgggtggaACTTGATTCTGTCTCCCCTTCAATTTGTGGCACTGAGCAGGGACTTGGGGCCTGTCATAGGATCCTCCAGGGCCAGTTGGTGGCTTACAGGCCTCTTGGCCCATGGCACATTGCTGGGTGACATGTAGACCCCGCAGTTCCCTCTTTTGGATAATGACACTGAGTCCAGCGACCTGCCCGGTGAGCTGCCAATGACCTCGTCGTGCAGGGGGACTCCCTGATTGCCTTGGCCTGGGTCCCTCAAACCAAGCAGCACTGGGGAAGCGCTAGGGAACAGGGTCCCCTTCCATCAGGGCTGGAGCGAGGCAGACTCCGGGGTCAGGGTGGGACCAGGTTCCCTTGGGGCAGTGCAGGGACCAGGGCATTGGGGCTAGGAGAGAATCGGTGCTGGCTGAGGCCTGCACAGGTTACTTGTGGGCAGATCTGTGTTTGGCAAGTCTGTGGcaatcactgtgtgtgtgtgtgcttgtgcaCGCCTGGCGACTACGAGCCTGCGTGTGTATCTGGGGAGGCCCAGCCTGCCGGGTGGCTGCACTGTAGCTGGCTCTCCAGTCTGGGGATCCGTGCCTGGTAGCCCAGACCCGGCCTCTTCtctcctgccagccctgctgctcttcctggTCTAGTCACTGGGCGGCCTACGCCCTGAAAAGGCCCCTGGTTTAAATGTCAATACCTCCTCCACGCTGAGCATGGGACGTGTGGCTTAGCGGGCCCCTCCTGTCCGCCCGGGTTGCTGCCAGTCTGGGTGGCACccgaagccgggggggggggggggagggtaaggAGGGAGCCCCTTTGCAGCAGCCCTTCACGCTCAGATCCAGACCGAGAGTCAGTCTCATTCCAGTGCGCAGCCTGGCCCCAGTTTGCCATGCGCCCTCGAACGTGTGGGTGGTGGCTCCAGGCAGGCATGTCACGGAGTCTGGGAAGCACCCATGGGGGTcctgccccagctgggccccTTATCTGCCTGCATCCACTCGGTGAGGTGGGGTGCGACCACAGTCAGCTCCCTCCTGGGTTGGGCCCCACGTCGCTCCCTTTGTGGGGCCAGGAGATAGCTCGTTCTTGCTAGGGTCGGTGTGTAGGGTGGGCCATGACTCCCTGGCTTTGTTCCCTAATGCTCCCAGCCTCACCAggctcccagccctctcccctaGTGTCTGGGCTCCGGCAACCCTTGACCAGGAGTCGCTCCCGAGGGCTCTGGGTGGGCACCAGGCCTCCATCCTGCCCAGCAAGGCAGCAGTGCGTGTGCAGGAGGGAGATGAGGCTGCCTCTGCCGTTCTCTTTCCTGCCCAGAGAGTCGGGGAACAAAGCCCCCGAGGCCCACTCTGCTGGCTCCTTCCTTCCTCCGCTCGTCCACCGGCCACTCCCTCGCAGTGAACGGAAAACACGACACTGGGAGCTGGCCaggtctctgcagctcccaggaacGCCCTATGCTGTGACCTTTGGGAGAGCCCCTGCTTAGCTGACAGTGGGGGCCCAACGTGGCCTCAGAATGAGCCcttgggcaggggaagggggaaggaccCCAGTGGGCATTTCCCGAGGGCCCTCAACAGCTCTGCCGCCCAGCAGTCAGGGCAGAGTCTGCCACAGGGGATGGAGGGTCTCCAGGCTGGGCCCAGCCTGTGGCACCCCATGTCCCACCCTGTTCTGAGAGCAGGGTTCCCTGCTGGCACCTGGCTCCTCCCAGAGCCTCAGGCCAAGGTGATGAGGGGAGTAAATGCTGCTGCTGTCAACCCTTGTGCATGTAGCTCGCTCTGGGGTGTGCAGGCCTGCAGCGATGGCAGGGTGCAGGGGCCCAGAGAGGGCAGAACGGGCCAGGTACTGGTGCTCTGCCCTCCTCATCGGGCACATGGATTCCCCCACCCAGAGGGAACCCGGGGTCCATGCCCGCGTGGCCACTGCACTGAGGACAGGGACAGGCTCCAGCTCCCAGGCAGCTGGTGGCAGCTGCAGCCCAGATGGAACATTTGGGGAGTCACCGCTCGCCGCGCCTCAgtgcctcagcccagcccagccccggcccTCAGACAGTGCCACGCACAGGTCAGTCACCTCATCCCCACCCCGTCTGCCAATGCgccaggctccggctgggagggcaacgctgccccctagtgcccagtACACCCCAGTGCTACCAGCTGTCCCTGATGGGAGAGAGCAGCTCCCTGGATTCCTGTCCCTGCTGTACTCCCCACCCCAGGGGTGATCGGAGGCCTGGTGGTGGCAGGAAAGGAGCCAggtggcagggagagggctgagaGGCACCAGAggcatggagctgtgagcaccagaggctgtggggaagaagcagggtgaCTCTGGAACCACGCAGGGGAATCCTAGGCCTTTGGGGCACCCGGTCGGGGATGAGGCCATGCTGGGATGGACATGCCCGGTGCAGGGAGCGTGGGGACTCGGCCTATTCCAAGCACCTGGAGGGGCCATCCCTCCCAATGCCAGTCACTGAGAGCAGCAGGTTCCCCTCCCGCAGGGCACCAGGGGACTCTGTGAGAGGGAATGAAGCAGGTGTGGCTTCATGAGAGGAAGGCTAGGAAGGAATGGCGAACAGGCGAGGGGCCCAAAGGCACCTGGATgggtgtgggcagagctggcgGGATCAGTTTGAAAAGTGCCCACCCGTGACCCTGCCATTCCTCCTCCCCATGATGGCAGCTGTCCCGTCACGTGGGATAGGGCAGTTAGACAGAGAGACAGTAAACACCCAATAGAGAACAGTCTGCCAGTGGCCCAAGAATGGAACTGCTGTGCGGCTGGGCACgtaggccccagccctgcccctgcagccaggcctctgggatggggctgggagctgctgcagctgcatttccagcctggccaggacgagagaaaaaaattaaatctgatgAGAAACCCTCTTCCCAGGATATTCACAAGCTGGTTTCTAACCCCAAGATGCTTGTCAGCTCACTGAtgtgccaggctccagctgcctctcccAAGTTATGAGACTGATGCTTGGCACAGTCACCCCACATGCCCACAGCGAGGGCCCCACTCCTCGCCTGCAGCTCTGGAGTACCCGGTCTGCGCTGAAGCCTGAGGCACATGTCCAAGCGCCCCCCAAGGCCGAGCCGCCTCATGGCCCTTCCAGGGCAGCTTTAGGTGCAGATCTCAATGCTCTGCACAAATACGCATGTATCCTCGCTCTGGCCCCGAGCAGTCGATCCCGTCCCCGCTgtggcccagggaaactgaggtagcaAGAGGGGATGGGACGTGCCCAAGATCGCAGAGCAGGGCACAGACCCCTGACGTCCTGCCTGCCAGGCTGGGGCCCTGCACAGCTCCGTACAGACCGTCCCACCCACCTCCCGCAGCCATAGCTCCCGCTCCCCTCCGCCCCACCAGGCCCAGCGTCCACCCCCCGCAGGGGCCACCCCGCAGTGCCGGGAGCTTTCAGGGAACGCAACTGGGCCCTGAGGCGTTGCCCGCTGGGCTAGGGCCACCCAGCCGGCCCGAGTGACCAGGAGGCCTtgagttccccccacccccaacctgggGCGGAACGGACCCTGCCCGGAACCTTCCTTCGAGGCTGAGGGCGGGCCGGGAGCCCATGCGGCGGACCGGAAGTTAGTGAAAAGGACCGGAAGTCGGTGGGGCCGCGGTTCCGGGTTCGCGGGGCGGCGGCGATGAGTTTTGAGTGGCCCTGGCAGTACCGCTTCCCCCCGTTCTTCACGTGAGTCCCCGGGACCGGCCGCCGGACCGGCCCCCCCGGAGTCCCCCGGCCCCTCGGAACCGCCCCCGGGCCCCCCAGGAGCCCCCCCGGAACCGCCCCTCGGAACCGCCCCCGGGCCCACCAGGAGCCTCCCCGGAACCGCCCCTCGGAACCGCCCCCGGGCCCCCCAGGAGCCCCCCCGGAACCGCCCCTCGGAACCGCCCAGGAGCCCCCCAGGAGCCCCCCCCGGAACCGCCCCTCGGAACCGCCCCTGGGCCCCCCAGgagcccccccccggggccccccaGGAGCCCCCCTGAAtgtccctgccagccctgcatcGGGCaggcccctcccaccctttgagCCCCCCCGCACCAGAATCGGGCGCTGCGCCCGTGGATCTGGCCCCCGCCCGGTGCCGGGGCCCGCGTTACACGTCCCTGCGGCGTGTGCATGGACCCAGGGCCGAATGGCACCCTGGGCGAACTTGCAGTTTGGTGGCCATGGTCCCCCATGGGCTCCCCACCgacccctgccctgtgcccccttcACTCCTACCCCTGCACCTCTCTCCTGAGCCGCTCGATCTGTGCGACGCGGGACTGAGTTCCGGCCAGTGGAGCAGATTGTGAACTGGCCACAGCCTGATTCGTGTCCTGCCGAGTGTCCCTGGCCCTCTCCGGCAGCGAGAGCGTAGCACGGGCCGGTACAACTCGGCGTACCAGCCAGGTGGTATCTGGAGTGGGGGTAGGTGTCAGGAGCGCTGCTGGAGGCTTGCCTCGGGATTCGTCTGTTgatgtagctgctgtttgttaaCGCTTCAGGTCCCACCGACATTATGGCAAGGTTTGCATGTAGGAGTGGTCTGTCTGGCTGCATTTGTCACCCACTTACACCTCTTTAAGCCCAGATCTTGCTGTGCCTGGAACCAGATGTTGACCTGGAGCACCTCTGGGTTTGTTTCTAGATTGCAGCCCAATGTGGACACCCGGCAGAAGCAGATGACAGCCTGGTGCTCCTTGGTTCTGTTGTACTGTCGCCTCAACAAGCAGTACACAATGACGGTCATGGAGGCCCAAGAAAGCCCACTTTTCAACAACAGGAAGCTGCAGCGTATCCTTCACTCCCATGCTGTTTCCTTGCCCAGGTTGCTGTGGTGGCTTTAAtgcaaactagggctgtcaattaatcgcagttaactcatgcgattaactcaaaacaattaattgtgattaaaaaatttaatcacagttaatcacagatttaattgcactgttgaacaatagaataccaattgaaatttattaaatattttggctctttttctacgttttcatatatattgtattctgtgttgtaattgaaatcaaagtgtatataattttttattataaatatttgcactgtaaaaatgataaacagaagaaatagtatttttcagttcacctcatacaagtactgcagtgcaatctttgtcctgaaagtgcaacttacacatatttgtttttgttacataactgctctcaaatatcttgcagtgccggctacaacagtgccacgagaatgcctcttctcactttcaggtgacattgtaaacaataagtgggcagcattatctcccgcaaatgtaaacaaagttgtttgtctgagcgattggctgaacaagaagtaggactgagtggacttgcaggctctaaaattttacattgttttatttttgaatgcagtttttttgtacataatactacatttgtaagttcaactttcatgataaagatattgcactacagtacttatattaggtgaattgaaaaatactatttcttttgttttttttacagtgcaaatacttgtgatcaaaataaaataaaataaggtgAGCACTgcacgctttgtattctgtgttgtaactgaactcaatatatttgaaaacgtagagaacatccaaaaatatttaaataaatggtattctcttactgtttaacagtgtaattaatcgtgattaatttttttaatcgcttgacagccctaatccaAAGCAATAGTTTGAGGTGGATTTTACTATCTCTGTAAAGCATATTAGGTTAAAAAGCAATTGGTAACCGCTGGAGGGGAATCCTGGAGAACAGTTTGGGTTGGGACCAGGGTGTGCTGAGTGGCGCAGTTCCCTACAGTAGTAGATGGCTGCTCTGTCCAGGACTCCATGAATACAGCGAGGGACTCTCAGTTACTTCCGGTACTTACAGAGCAGAACTGTTTGCAAGATACACATTCTTCCAGGTCAACAGCTCTGCCCCTTGGCCCCGGACCAGCAGGCTCATTCCTGTTAGCACTGCAGCATTAGGCAGTAAATAACCAGCCTGGCctgccggggctttccctgaacaagtggcggccctagttttgagaaccactgctctatgcagCAGACAGGAGGCAGGCTCTTGATCCAGAGCAGCTTGGCCAGGGGCAGCTACAttcggggtggggtggagggtgcagGAGCAGCAGAGGCTGCAGATGGCAATGGagcaggaggtgggaggaggggctCCCCTGTTCCAGAGCAGTCACTTGGCTGGTCCAGCCCC
The DNA window shown above is from Natator depressus isolate rNatDep1 chromosome 27, rNatDep2.hap1, whole genome shotgun sequence and carries:
- the RAMP2 gene encoding receptor activity-modifying protein 2, coding for MALCREAGSGRLCPGLLLLLLLWAALGSELRPAGTATSGDNESLAELQNQTATEPEQPYKSLLFNMTAAALGSELRPAGTATSGDNESLAELQNQMATEPEQPYKSLLFNMTADEKYNLIAYMCWDNFSHWMMNITRAQLCEWRVISRPYSDLRHCLETFAEKQNYGYPNSIAEECIVQSHRTYFLNCTQEHPVFLDPPEDVLLALILAPICLIPFLVTLVVWRSKDGKMQS